One segment of Streptomyces sp. YIM 121038 DNA contains the following:
- the argH gene encoding argininosuccinate lyase, protein MSSNTGDVRLWGGRFADGPAEALAQLSASVHFDWRLAPYDIAGSRAHARVLRKANLLTADELERMLAGLDRLEADVASGAFVGTVADEDVHTALERGLLERLGPDLGGKLRAGRSRNDQVVTLFRMYLRDHARIVGGLITDLQEALIGLAEAHPDVAMPGRTHLQHAQPVLFAHHVLAHAQSLARDAERLRQWDGRAAVSAYGSGALAGQSLGLDPEAVAEDLGFERGSAANSIDGTASRDFVAEFAFITAMIGVNLSRIAEEVIIWNTKEFSFVTLHDAFSTGSSIMPQKKNPDIAELARGKSGRLIGNLTGLMATLKALPLAYNRDLQEDKEPVFDSCDQLEVLLPAFTGMMATLTVHRERMEELAPAGFSLATDIAEWLVKQGVPFRVAHEVAGECVKECEAHGIELDQLTDEQFAKISPRLTPEVRTVLNVPGALASRDGRGGTAPSAVAAQLAEIKKDVAAQREWATARSA, encoded by the coding sequence GTGAGCAGCAACACCGGCGATGTCCGCCTCTGGGGAGGACGGTTCGCCGACGGTCCCGCAGAGGCGCTGGCGCAACTCTCCGCCTCGGTGCACTTCGACTGGCGCCTCGCGCCGTACGACATCGCGGGCTCCCGAGCCCACGCGCGCGTACTGCGCAAGGCGAACCTGCTCACCGCCGATGAGCTGGAGCGCATGCTGGCGGGCCTCGACCGGCTCGAAGCGGACGTGGCGTCCGGCGCGTTCGTGGGCACCGTCGCCGACGAGGACGTGCACACCGCCCTGGAGCGCGGCCTCCTGGAGCGGCTCGGCCCGGACCTCGGCGGCAAGCTGCGCGCCGGCCGCTCCCGCAACGACCAGGTGGTCACGCTCTTCCGGATGTACCTGCGGGACCACGCCCGGATCGTCGGCGGTCTGATCACCGACCTTCAGGAGGCGCTGATCGGCCTCGCCGAGGCCCACCCGGACGTCGCCATGCCGGGCCGCACCCACCTCCAGCACGCCCAGCCGGTGCTCTTCGCCCACCACGTCCTCGCGCACGCCCAGTCCCTGGCCCGGGACGCCGAGCGGCTGCGGCAGTGGGACGGCCGGGCCGCGGTGTCGGCGTACGGCTCCGGGGCCCTGGCCGGGCAGTCGCTCGGCCTCGACCCGGAGGCGGTGGCCGAGGACCTCGGCTTCGAGCGCGGCTCGGCCGCCAACTCCATCGACGGCACGGCCTCGCGCGACTTCGTCGCCGAGTTCGCCTTCATCACCGCGATGATCGGCGTGAACCTCTCCCGGATCGCCGAGGAGGTCATCATCTGGAACACGAAGGAATTCTCCTTCGTCACGCTCCACGACGCCTTCTCCACCGGCTCGTCGATCATGCCGCAGAAGAAGAACCCGGACATCGCCGAGCTGGCCCGGGGCAAGTCCGGGCGCCTCATCGGCAACCTCACCGGCCTCATGGCCACCCTCAAGGCGCTCCCGCTCGCGTACAACCGCGACCTCCAGGAGGACAAGGAGCCCGTCTTCGACTCCTGCGACCAGCTGGAGGTCCTGCTGCCCGCCTTCACCGGCATGATGGCGACGCTCACGGTCCACCGCGAGCGCATGGAGGAGCTGGCCCCCGCCGGGTTCTCGCTCGCCACGGACATCGCCGAGTGGCTGGTCAAGCAGGGCGTGCCGTTCCGCGTCGCGCACGAGGTCGCGGGGGAGTGCGTCAAGGAGTGCGAGGCGCACGGCATCGAGCTCGACCAGCTCACCGACGAGCAGTTCGCGAAGATCTCCCCGCGGCTGACCCCCGAGGTCCGCACCGTACTGAACGTGCCGGGCGCCC
- a CDS encoding argininosuccinate synthase, with amino-acid sequence MTERVVLAYSGGLDTSVAIGWIAEETGAEVIAVAVDVGQGGEDLDVIRKRALACGAVEAEVADAKDEFADEYCLPAIKANALYMDRYPLVSALSRPTIVKHLVAAANKHGAGIVAHGCTGKGNDQVRFEAGIQALGPDLKCIAPVRDYAMTRDKAIAFCEDKGLPIATSKKSPYSIDQNVFGRAVETGFLEDIWNAPIEDVYEYTSNPATPREADEVVLTFKEGVPVAIDGRPVTVLQAIQQLNERAGAQGIGRIDMVEDRLVGIKSREVYEAPGAIALITAHQELENVTVERELARYKRQVEQRWGELVYDGLWFSPLKRALDGFINEANQHVSGDIRMTLHGGRAVVTGRKSEQSLYDFNLATYDTGDTFDQSKAQGFIDIFALSSKIAAKRDLA; translated from the coding sequence GTGACCGAGCGCGTCGTACTCGCCTACTCGGGCGGCCTGGACACCTCCGTCGCCATCGGCTGGATCGCCGAGGAGACGGGCGCCGAGGTCATCGCCGTCGCCGTGGACGTCGGCCAGGGCGGCGAGGACCTGGACGTCATCCGCAAGCGCGCGCTCGCCTGTGGTGCCGTCGAGGCCGAGGTCGCGGACGCCAAGGACGAGTTCGCCGACGAGTACTGCCTCCCGGCGATCAAGGCCAACGCCCTCTACATGGACCGGTATCCGCTGGTCTCCGCCCTCTCCCGGCCGACCATCGTCAAGCACCTGGTGGCCGCCGCGAACAAGCACGGCGCGGGCATCGTGGCCCATGGCTGCACCGGCAAGGGCAACGACCAGGTGCGGTTCGAGGCCGGCATCCAGGCGCTCGGCCCTGACCTGAAGTGCATCGCCCCCGTGCGGGACTACGCGATGACGCGGGACAAGGCCATCGCCTTCTGCGAGGACAAGGGCCTGCCGATCGCGACCAGCAAGAAGTCGCCGTACTCCATCGACCAGAACGTCTTCGGGCGGGCCGTCGAGACGGGCTTCCTGGAGGACATCTGGAACGCGCCGATCGAGGACGTCTACGAGTACACCTCCAACCCCGCGACCCCCCGCGAGGCCGACGAGGTCGTGCTCACCTTCAAGGAGGGCGTCCCGGTCGCCATCGACGGCAGGCCCGTCACGGTCCTCCAGGCGATCCAGCAGCTCAACGAGCGGGCGGGCGCCCAGGGCATCGGCCGGATCGACATGGTCGAGGACCGGCTCGTCGGCATCAAGTCCCGTGAGGTGTACGAGGCCCCGGGCGCGATCGCGCTGATCACCGCCCACCAGGAGCTGGAGAACGTGACGGTCGAGCGGGAGCTCGCCCGCTACAAGCGGCAGGTCGAGCAGCGCTGGGGCGAGCTGGTCTACGACGGCCTGTGGTTCTCCCCGCTCAAGCGGGCCCTCGACGGCTTCATCAACGAGGCCAACCAGCACGTCAGCGGCGACATCCGGATGACCCTGCACGGCGGCCGCGCCGTCGTCACCGGCCGGAAGTCCGAGCAGTCGCTGTACGACTTCAACCTGGCGACGTACGACACGGGCGACACCTTCGACCAGTCGAAGGCCCAGGGCTTCATCGACATCTTCGCCCTGTCGTCGAAGATCGCCGCCAAGCGGGACCTGGCGTAG
- a CDS encoding arginine repressor yields MSHAQRNERGESAGPAVPQTRTARHRRIVDILNRQPVRSQSQLAKLLADDGLSVTQATLSRDLDELNAVKIRNAEGDLIYAVPSEGGFRTPRAPLGESAKEERMRRLSGELLISAEASANLVVLRTPPGAAQFLASAIDQAELHDILGTIAGDDTVMLISRDATGGQALADHLLRLASNEH; encoded by the coding sequence ATGAGCCATGCGCAGCGCAACGAGCGAGGGGAGTCCGCCGGGCCCGCGGTGCCGCAGACCCGCACCGCACGCCACCGCAGGATCGTCGACATCCTCAACCGGCAGCCGGTGCGCTCGCAGAGCCAGCTGGCGAAGCTCCTGGCCGACGACGGCCTGAGCGTCACCCAGGCGACCCTCTCGCGCGACCTCGACGAGCTGAACGCCGTCAAGATCCGCAACGCCGAGGGCGACCTCATCTACGCCGTGCCGAGCGAGGGCGGCTTCCGCACCCCGCGCGCCCCGCTCGGCGAGTCGGCCAAGGAGGAGCGGATGCGGCGCCTGTCCGGCGAGCTCCTCATCTCCGCCGAGGCCTCCGCCAACCTCGTGGTGCTGCGCACTCCGCCGGGAGCGGCCCAGTTCCTGGCCTCCGCGATCGACCAGGCCGAGCTGCACGACATCCTGGGCACGATCGCGGGCGACGACACGGTGATGCTCATCAGCAGGGATGCGACGGGGGGCCAGGCCCTGGCCGACCATCTGCTGCGCCTTGCGTCCAACGAGCACTGA
- a CDS encoding acetylornithine transaminase, producing MTAATPSTDANQSLTERWRGALMDNYGTPRLPLVRGAGSRLWDADGKEYVDFVGGIAVNALGHGHPAVVDAVSRQIAALGHVSNLFVAEPPVALAERLLQLFGRDGRVYFCNSGAEANEGAFKIGRLTGRPHMVATDGGFHGRTMGALALTGQPGKQQPFLPLPGDVTHVPYGDADALRAAVTEDTAFVIIEPVQGENGVVVPPAGYLRAAREITRATGTLLVLDEVQTGVGRTGHWFAHFADEDVLPDVVTLAKGLGGGLPLGATVAFGEAAALLRPGQHGTTFGGNPVACAAGLAVLDTIAAEGLLDRTQRAGERLRDGIESAGHGLVDHVRGAGLLLGMVLTEPLAAQVQRAAQDAGFLVNAPAPDVVRLMPALNVGDTEVDAFLRALPGVLDQAAAAANGDGRSGE from the coding sequence ATGACCGCCGCCACCCCGTCCACCGACGCCAACCAGTCCCTGACCGAGCGCTGGCGAGGCGCGCTCATGGACAACTACGGCACGCCGCGCCTGCCCCTGGTGCGCGGCGCGGGCAGCAGGCTCTGGGACGCGGACGGCAAGGAGTACGTCGACTTCGTCGGCGGCATCGCGGTGAACGCCCTCGGCCACGGACACCCGGCCGTGGTGGACGCCGTCTCCCGGCAGATCGCCGCGCTCGGCCACGTCTCGAACCTCTTCGTCGCCGAGCCGCCCGTCGCGCTCGCCGAGCGGCTGCTCCAGCTCTTCGGCCGCGACGGCCGCGTGTACTTCTGCAACTCCGGCGCGGAGGCCAACGAGGGCGCCTTCAAGATCGGCCGGCTGACGGGCCGGCCGCACATGGTCGCCACCGACGGCGGTTTCCACGGCCGCACGATGGGCGCGCTCGCCCTCACCGGCCAGCCCGGCAAGCAGCAGCCGTTCCTGCCGCTGCCCGGGGACGTGACGCACGTACCGTACGGAGACGCCGACGCCCTGCGCGCGGCGGTCACCGAGGACACGGCCTTCGTGATCATCGAGCCGGTCCAGGGCGAGAACGGCGTCGTCGTGCCGCCCGCCGGCTATCTGCGGGCCGCCCGCGAGATCACCCGCGCCACCGGCACCCTCCTCGTCCTCGACGAGGTGCAGACCGGCGTCGGCCGTACGGGCCACTGGTTCGCGCACTTCGCGGACGAGGACGTGCTCCCCGACGTCGTCACCCTCGCCAAGGGGCTCGGCGGCGGTCTGCCGCTCGGCGCCACCGTCGCCTTCGGCGAGGCCGCGGCCCTGCTGCGGCCGGGCCAGCACGGCACGACCTTCGGCGGCAACCCCGTCGCCTGCGCCGCCGGGCTCGCCGTGCTCGACACGATCGCCGCCGAGGGACTGCTCGACCGCACCCAGCGCGCGGGCGAACGGCTCCGGGACGGAATCGAGTCAGCGGGGCACGGCTTGGTCGACCATGTCAGGGGCGCGGGCCTCCTGCTGGGTATGGTGCTCACCGAGCCGCTGGCCGCGCAGGTGCAGCGGGCGGCTCAGGACGCCGGCTTCCTGGTCAACGCGCCCGCCCCCGATGTCGTACGGCTCATGCCGGCCCTGAACGTGGGCGACACCGAGGTGGACGCCTTCCTCCGGGCCCTGCCCGGCGTCCTCGACCAGGCCGCGGCCGCGGCGAACGGGGACGGACGATCCGGAGAATGA
- the argB gene encoding acetylglutamate kinase, which yields MSTRKHTALPKAQTLIEALPWLTRHRGKTVVIKFGGNAMVDADLKAAFAQDVVFLHHAGLRPVVVHGGGPQISAQLDKQGLVSEFKAGLRVTTPEAMDVVRMVLAGQVQRELVGLLNEHGPLAVGLTGEDAHTITATRHRPLIDGEPVDIGRVGEVTGIDTGAIEALLADGRIPVVSSIARSQDEGDTGHVYNVNADTAAAALAAALGAETLMVLTDVEGLYEDWPRSDEVISRLTAAELEKLLPELSSGMVPKMKGCLHAVRNGVQTARVIDGRVQHSILLEIFTDEGIGTMVVPDELTEGATA from the coding sequence ATGAGCACCCGCAAGCACACCGCTCTGCCCAAGGCGCAGACCCTCATCGAGGCGCTGCCCTGGCTGACCCGGCACCGCGGCAAGACCGTCGTCATCAAGTTCGGCGGCAACGCCATGGTGGACGCCGACCTCAAGGCGGCCTTCGCCCAGGACGTCGTCTTCCTGCACCACGCGGGCCTGCGCCCCGTCGTGGTGCACGGCGGTGGCCCGCAGATCAGCGCCCAGCTCGACAAGCAGGGCCTGGTCAGCGAGTTCAAGGCGGGCCTGCGCGTCACGACGCCGGAGGCCATGGACGTCGTCCGCATGGTCCTCGCCGGGCAGGTGCAGCGGGAGCTCGTGGGGCTGCTCAACGAGCACGGCCCGCTGGCCGTGGGGCTGACCGGTGAGGACGCGCACACCATCACCGCGACCCGGCACCGCCCGCTGATCGACGGCGAGCCCGTCGACATCGGGCGGGTCGGCGAGGTCACCGGCATCGACACCGGCGCCATCGAGGCGCTCCTCGCCGACGGCCGCATCCCGGTCGTCTCCTCGATCGCCCGCTCCCAGGACGAAGGTGACACCGGGCATGTCTACAACGTCAATGCTGATACGGCGGCTGCGGCACTCGCTGCGGCGCTTGGTGCCGAGACGCTGATGGTCCTCACCGACGTGGAGGGCCTCTACGAGGACTGGCCGCGCAGCGACGAGGTGATCAGCCGCCTCACCGCCGCCGAGCTGGAGAAGCTCCTGCCCGAGCTGTCCAGCGGCATGGTGCCCAAGATGAAGGGCTGTCTGCACGCGGTGCGCAACGGCGTGCAGACGGCCCGCGTCATCGACGGCCGCGTACAGCACTCGATCCTGCTTGAGATTTTCACGGATGAAGGAATCGGCACGATGGTCGTGCCCGACGAGCTGACCGAGGGAGCCACGGCATGA
- the argJ gene encoding bifunctional glutamate N-acetyltransferase/amino-acid acetyltransferase ArgJ yields the protein MSVTAAKGFQAAGIAAGIKENGNPDLALVVNDGPRLAAAGVFTSNRVKAAPVLWSEQVLKGGQVAAVVLNSGGANACTGPKGFQDTHATAEKAAEVLGVNAAEVAVASTGLIGVTLPMDKLLPGVETAAAALSPHGGEKAAIAIKTTDSVHKTAVFEGAGWTVGGMAKGAGMLAPGLATMLVVLTTDADLPAADLDKALREATRLTFDRVDSDGCMSTNDTVLLLASGAAEVAPGQAEFAEAVRAVCDDLARQLIGDAEGASKDIRIEVVGAASEDDAVEVGRSIARNNLLKCALHGEDPNWGRVLSAIGTTGAVFEPDRLNVAINDVWVCRNGSVGEDRDLVDMRYREVRITADLAAGTESAVIWANDLTADYVHENSAYSS from the coding sequence GTGAGTGTCACGGCAGCCAAGGGATTCCAGGCGGCGGGCATCGCCGCAGGGATCAAGGAGAACGGCAACCCGGACCTGGCCCTCGTGGTCAACGACGGGCCCCGCCTCGCCGCCGCGGGCGTCTTCACCTCCAACCGCGTGAAGGCCGCCCCCGTGCTCTGGTCCGAGCAGGTCCTCAAGGGCGGGCAGGTGGCCGCGGTCGTCCTCAACTCCGGCGGCGCCAACGCCTGCACCGGACCGAAGGGCTTCCAGGACACGCACGCCACCGCGGAGAAGGCGGCCGAGGTCCTCGGGGTGAACGCGGCCGAGGTCGCGGTGGCCTCCACCGGCCTCATCGGCGTCACGCTGCCCATGGACAAGCTCCTGCCGGGCGTCGAGACGGCCGCGGCCGCCCTGTCCCCGCACGGCGGCGAGAAGGCCGCCATCGCCATCAAGACGACCGACAGCGTGCACAAGACGGCCGTCTTCGAGGGCGCGGGCTGGACCGTCGGCGGCATGGCCAAGGGCGCGGGCATGCTCGCCCCCGGCCTCGCCACCATGCTGGTCGTCCTCACCACGGACGCCGACCTGCCCGCCGCCGACCTGGACAAGGCGCTGCGCGAGGCGACCCGGCTCACCTTCGACCGGGTCGACTCCGACGGCTGCATGTCCACCAACGACACCGTGCTGCTCCTGGCCTCCGGTGCCGCTGAGGTCGCGCCGGGACAGGCGGAGTTCGCCGAGGCCGTCCGCGCGGTCTGCGACGACCTCGCCCGGCAGCTCATCGGCGACGCCGAGGGCGCCAGCAAGGACATCCGCATCGAGGTCGTGGGCGCCGCGAGCGAGGACGACGCCGTCGAGGTGGGCCGCTCCATCGCCCGCAACAACCTCCTCAAGTGCGCCCTCCACGGCGAGGACCCCAACTGGGGCCGCGTCCTGTCGGCCATCGGCACCACCGGCGCGGTCTTCGAGCCCGACCGGCTGAACGTCGCCATCAACGACGTCTGGGTCTGCCGGAACGGCTCGGTGGGCGAGGACCGCGACCTCGTCGACATGCGCTACCGCGAGGTGCGGATCACCGCCGACCTGGCCGCCGGCACCGAGTCCGCCGTCATCTGGGCCAACGACCTCACCGCCGACTACGTCCACGAGAACAGCGCCTACTCGTCCTGA
- the argC gene encoding N-acetyl-gamma-glutamyl-phosphate reductase — MTVRAAVAGASGYAGGELLRTLLTHPEVEIGTLTANSNAGQPLGALQPHLTPLAERVLEPTTAESLAGHDVVFLALPHGQSAAVAEQLGPDVLVVDMGADFRLKDAADWEKFYGSEHAGTWPYGLPELPGARAALAGTKRIAVPGCYPTAVSLALFPAYAAGLVEDEAVIVAASGTSGAGKAPKPHLLGSEVMGSMSPYGVGGVHRHTPEMIQNLSAAAGTRVSVSFTPTLAPMPRGILATCSAKARPGVTAEGVRAAYEKAFADEPFVRLLPEGQWPATASVYGSNAVHVQVAHDPGSGRVIVISAIDNLSKGTAGGAVQSMNIALGLPEELGLSTIGVAP, encoded by the coding sequence ATGACGGTACGCGCTGCGGTGGCGGGGGCGAGCGGATACGCGGGCGGGGAACTGCTGCGCACGCTGCTCACGCACCCCGAGGTCGAGATCGGCACCCTCACCGCCAACTCGAACGCGGGCCAGCCGCTCGGTGCCCTCCAGCCGCACCTGACGCCGCTCGCCGAGCGCGTCCTGGAGCCGACCACCGCCGAGTCCCTCGCCGGGCACGACGTCGTCTTCCTCGCGCTGCCGCACGGCCAGTCCGCCGCGGTCGCCGAGCAGCTCGGCCCGGACGTGCTCGTGGTGGACATGGGCGCGGACTTCCGCCTCAAGGACGCCGCGGACTGGGAGAAGTTCTACGGCAGCGAGCACGCGGGCACCTGGCCGTACGGCCTGCCGGAGCTGCCGGGCGCCCGCGCCGCCCTCGCGGGCACCAAGCGCATCGCCGTGCCGGGCTGCTACCCGACGGCGGTCTCGCTCGCGCTGTTCCCGGCGTACGCGGCGGGGCTCGTGGAGGACGAGGCGGTGATCGTCGCGGCCTCCGGCACCTCGGGCGCGGGCAAGGCGCCCAAGCCCCACCTCCTCGGCTCCGAGGTCATGGGCTCCATGTCGCCGTACGGCGTCGGCGGCGTGCACCGGCACACCCCCGAGATGATCCAGAACCTCAGCGCGGCGGCGGGCACCCGGGTGTCGGTCTCCTTCACGCCCACCCTCGCGCCCATGCCGCGCGGCATCCTCGCCACGTGCAGCGCCAAGGCCAGGCCGGGCGTCACCGCGGAGGGCGTGCGCGCCGCGTACGAGAAGGCGTTCGCCGACGAGCCGTTCGTGCGGCTGCTCCCGGAGGGCCAGTGGCCCGCCACCGCGTCCGTATACGGCTCCAACGCCGTGCACGTCCAGGTCGCCCACGACCCGGGCTCCGGCCGCGTGATCGTGATCAGCGCCATCGACAACCTCAGCAAGGGCACCGCGGGCGGCGCGGTGCAGAGCATGAACATCGCCCTGGGGCTCCCGGAGGAGCTGGGGCTTTCTACGATCGGAGTCGCACCGTGA
- a CDS encoding NADP-dependent isocitrate dehydrogenase codes for MTDSTIIYTHTDEAPALATHSFLPVIQAYASTAGVRVETRDISLAGRIIASFPERLEPSQRIEDALAELGELAKTPQANIIKLPNISASIPQLKAAVAELQEQGYALPDYPDDPKTDEERDIRARYDKVKGSAVNPVLREGNSDRRAPASVKNYAKAHPHRMGAWTADSKTNVATMGENDFRSTEKSVVIEKAGALKIELVAADGTTTVLRESVPVLEGEVVDASVMRVAALREFLTAQVARAKAEGVLFSVHLKATMMKVSDPIVFGHVVRAFFPKTFAAFGADLAAAGLSPNDGLGGIYKGLEALANGAEIKASFEAELAEGPDLAMVDSDRGITNLHVPSDVIVDASMPAMIRTSGHMWDKDGAEADTLAVIPDSSYAGVYQVAIDDCRAHGAYDPATMGSVPNVGLMAQKAEEYGSHDKTFEIAAAGTVRLVDAEGTVLIEQPVSEGDIFRACQTKDAPIKDWVKLAVTRARATGDPAVFWLDETRAHDANLIAKVQAYLPEFDTEGLDLKILSPVEATKLSVERIRQGLNTISVTGNVLRDYLTDLFPILELGTSAKMLSVVPLMNGGGLFETGAGGSAPKHVQQLVKENYLRWDSLGEFLALAVSFEHLAQTTGNARAQVLADTLDRATASFLEEDKSPSRRLGGIDNRGSHFYLSLYWAQELAKQTDDAQLAEAFGPLAKTLTEQEQRIVDELLAVQGSPADIGGYYQPDAAKAAAVMRPSATFNEAIASLA; via the coding sequence GTGACTGACTCGACCATCATCTACACACACACTGACGAGGCCCCCGCCCTCGCGACGCATTCGTTCCTGCCCGTGATCCAGGCGTACGCCTCGACGGCCGGTGTCCGCGTCGAGACCCGTGACATCTCCCTGGCGGGCCGGATCATCGCGAGCTTCCCGGAGCGCCTGGAGCCGAGCCAGCGCATCGAGGACGCGCTGGCCGAGCTCGGCGAGCTGGCCAAGACGCCGCAGGCCAACATCATCAAGCTGCCGAACATCTCGGCGTCGATCCCGCAGCTCAAGGCCGCCGTGGCCGAGCTGCAGGAGCAGGGCTACGCGCTGCCGGACTACCCGGACGACCCCAAGACCGACGAGGAGCGCGACATCCGCGCCCGCTACGACAAGGTCAAGGGCTCCGCGGTCAACCCGGTCCTGCGCGAGGGCAACTCCGACCGCCGCGCCCCCGCGTCGGTCAAGAACTACGCCAAGGCGCACCCGCACCGCATGGGCGCCTGGACGGCCGACTCCAAGACCAACGTCGCCACCATGGGTGAGAACGACTTCCGGTCGACGGAGAAGTCCGTGGTGATCGAGAAGGCCGGCGCGCTCAAGATCGAGCTGGTCGCCGCCGACGGCACCACCACCGTCCTGCGCGAGTCCGTCCCGGTGCTCGAGGGCGAGGTCGTCGACGCCTCCGTGATGCGCGTGGCCGCGCTGCGCGAGTTCCTGACCGCCCAGGTCGCCCGCGCCAAGGCCGAGGGCGTGCTGTTCTCCGTGCACCTCAAGGCGACGATGATGAAGGTCTCCGACCCGATCGTCTTCGGCCACGTCGTGCGCGCCTTCTTCCCGAAGACCTTCGCGGCCTTCGGCGCCGACCTCGCGGCCGCGGGCCTGAGCCCGAACGACGGCCTCGGCGGCATCTACAAGGGCCTGGAGGCGCTGGCGAACGGCGCCGAGATCAAGGCGTCCTTCGAGGCCGAGCTGGCCGAGGGCCCGGACCTGGCGATGGTCGACTCCGACCGCGGCATCACCAACCTGCACGTGCCGTCCGACGTCATCGTCGACGCCTCGATGCCGGCCATGATCCGCACCTCGGGCCACATGTGGGACAAGGACGGCGCCGAGGCCGACACCCTCGCCGTCATCCCGGACTCCTCCTACGCGGGCGTCTACCAGGTCGCCATCGACGACTGCCGCGCCCACGGCGCCTACGACCCGGCCACCATGGGCTCGGTCCCGAACGTCGGCCTGATGGCGCAGAAGGCCGAGGAGTACGGCTCCCACGACAAGACCTTCGAGATCGCCGCCGCCGGCACGGTCCGCCTGGTCGACGCCGAGGGCACCGTCCTCATCGAGCAGCCGGTCTCCGAGGGCGACATCTTCCGCGCCTGCCAGACCAAGGACGCGCCGATCAAGGACTGGGTGAAGCTGGCCGTCACCCGCGCCCGCGCCACCGGCGACCCGGCCGTGTTCTGGCTGGACGAGACCCGCGCGCACGACGCCAACCTGATCGCCAAGGTCCAGGCGTACCTGCCGGAGTTCGACACCGAGGGCCTGGACCTGAAGATCCTGTCCCCGGTCGAGGCCACCAAGCTGTCGGTGGAGCGCATCCGCCAGGGCCTCAACACGATCTCCGTCACCGGCAACGTGCTGCGTGACTACCTGACCGACCTGTTCCCGATCCTGGAGCTCGGCACCAGCGCCAAGATGCTCTCGGTGGTCCCGCTGATGAACGGCGGCGGCCTGTTCGAGACCGGCGCCGGCGGCTCCGCCCCGAAGCACGTCCAGCAGCTGGTCAAGGAGAACTACCTGCGCTGGGACAGCCTCGGTGAGTTCCTCGCGCTCGCGGTCTCCTTCGAGCACCTGGCGCAGACCACGGGCAACGCCCGGGCCCAGGTCCTCGCGGACACCCTGGACCGCGCCACGGCCTCCTTCCTGGAGGAGGACAAGTCGCCGAGCCGCAGGCTGGGCGGCATCGACAACCGCGGCAGCCACTTCTACCTGTCCCTGTACTGGGCCCAGGAGCTGGCCAAGCAGACCGACGACGCCCAGCTCGCCGAGGCCTTCGGCCCGCTCGCCAAGACGCTGACCGAGCAGGAGCAGCGCATCGTGGACGAGCTGCTCGCCGTCCAGGGCTCCCCGGCCGACATCGGCGGCTACTACCAGCCGGACGCCGCCAAGGCCGCGGCCGTCATGCGCCCGTCGGCCACGTTCAACGAGGCCATCGCGTCGCTCGCGTAA
- a CDS encoding MerR family transcriptional regulator, with amino-acid sequence MSIGQVAEATGVSVHALRFFEREELFLRPVPRTGGGRRVYEPADVEWLLLCNRLRESGMPIATLKRFARLVRSGPGNEPERLALLQEHERAVRTRRAELDAALEIIHGKVMAYEKHVREGTAAGVWAPTPPP; translated from the coding sequence ATGTCCATCGGGCAGGTCGCCGAGGCGACCGGGGTCAGCGTGCACGCGCTGCGGTTCTTCGAGCGCGAGGAGCTGTTCCTGCGGCCGGTGCCGCGCACCGGTGGCGGGCGGCGCGTGTACGAGCCCGCCGACGTGGAGTGGCTCCTGCTGTGCAACCGGCTGCGCGAGTCCGGGATGCCGATCGCGACCCTCAAGCGCTTCGCCCGCCTCGTCCGCTCCGGGCCGGGCAACGAGCCGGAGCGGCTCGCCCTGCTCCAGGAGCACGAGCGCGCCGTCCGTACGCGCAGGGCGGAACTCGACGCCGCCCTGGAGATCATCCACGGCAAGGTCATGGCGTACGAGAAGCACGTGCGCGAGGGCACGGCGGCGGGGGTCTGGGCCCCGACCCCGCCTCCCTGA